From the Labrus mixtus chromosome 10, fLabMix1.1, whole genome shotgun sequence genome, the window GGCGGCGCTGTAGCGGGGGTGCGACAGTCTGATTTTACCAAAGAGGAAAAGCTGCCTAGAAGAAAACATTCATGGGTAATGAAGTTGCAGACAAGATTGCAAAATCAGCTTTAAATCGAATTAATACAGATGTGAATGTTCCATTTGGAAAAGCTGAATACAGAAGTAGAATTAAAGAAAGTCTTGAGCAAGAGTGGCAAGAAACTTGGGagaatgaaaaaagaggaagacattattttaatgtaCAACCATTTATTAGGAAGTCTGTCAGTAATGCTGGAAACAGGAGAGATGCAGTCAAAGTAACTGGACTGAGGCTGGGTCACTGTGTGTTAAACCACTGTTTACACATTATAGGAAAACAGCCCAGTggactgtgtgaatgtggaagTCCTGAAACAGTTATACACATATTATTACAATGTAAAAATGACACCTTACAAAGAAAGGCATTATTCAAAAGATTGTCTGACTCTCTGTTGAATCTCCATCGATAAAGGAATGGTTTAACTATTTTAGAGACATCTCTCTTATTGAAAAATCATCACGGGCATCCACTTTACAGGCTTGGGATTTACTTATTTCAACTCtttcagatccactttttctGGAACAAATATAACCGGTattataaacaaaatgtaaacttacactttttgtgaaattgttTGGTTGAAttactattatttattttaatctgtttttgttttcgttttatttattgtgctgtgtctataggttttattttgtgtgcatatgtgtgtatgggtatatatatatatatatacgtgtgtgtgtgtgtttacatgcatatcataatttaattcagtcattttgtctttgttttaaattttatgtatatttttcctCATCAAGGCAACGGCGATCTGTAaatagtttgtatgtttgatgatgCTGTCTTTGGTTTCTGTCACTGAAGCTCATGTGTATAAGCATCTTatgtaaaatttaaataaaaagttgatcacaaaaaaaagattgtctGACGTGGGGATaacttgtttttcagttttcagaacCACCACTTGATTGCAAAAGCAGTTCTTAATTTTTTTACATGCTACAAAATTGTTTTTGAGAATTTAAAGTTATGCTTTGTAGAATGACTTAGTTCCCGTCTCTACCTGTGGAGGGCAGTAAAACGTCTAGATGCGTCTAAAACTGCCGGAAAAAaattacaagaagaagaagaagaagaagaagaaaacatcacacagacagcagcaggtcAGAAAATATCCGTCATATCCTCTccaaatatgattttttttcagctcagaCATGGCAATGGCTGTTCATGATTAGCTTACAACTCTTGCGgttgaatacaaaaaaagaaaactgtttccTGTGAGCTCTCGGTTTTGTAGTTTTACACAGAAGCTGGGATAACCCGGTAACTGGTGTTAGCATATTTGAACTCGAGCTGCCTCATTTTCCTGCTAGAAAACTTCggcacaaaggaaaaaaaatggttattttttttatttatatatcatcTGGTTCGTCATATTTGTTTTCACTTGCATGGTCGTGTCTGTCTTCTTAGTATTGGCGtctgaaattattattatgactTATTATTCAAAGCTGCTCGCCGACTGAAGAATACGGGCTGGTCACCATGGCGACAGTACCTTAGACACGAGAGACCGTAAGCTACATTCCCTTAGTGTCCagctattttaaataaaacacttaatTCAGTCGAATGActaaccagaagaagaaaaggtgaTAATGTGCCCAATAATTGGAGAAACATGTTAAAGTAACATCTAGGGAGTCTTTCCAGTggataaaatgtaataaaatacccagtttgttatttttctcttatTGTCTGTTGTTCAGGTGATGGAGTTTCCTCAGCATTCACAGCAGCTGCTGTCAGCTCTGCGGTCCCAGCGCCAGCGGGGCTTCCTCTGTGACTGCACTGTCGCGGTGGGCTCATCTCGTTTCCTGGCTCACAAGGCAGTTTTGGCCTCCTGCTCGCCTTTCTTCCACATGTTCTACTCAGACTCTCCAGGGGTCAGTGTCGggaacaacagcagcagctctgtcacACTTGACAGCGACATCGTCACCGCTGCTGCTTTTGGCTTGCTCTTGGACTTTGTCTATGAAGGTGTGCTGCAGCTGAATGAGTCTCCACCAGTGGAGGATGTATTGGCTGCTGCAAGTTTTCTGCACATGAACGAGGTGGTGAGAGTATGCAAGAGACGATTGCAGAGACGAGGGCCTCTGGCTGAGGCAGACAGCACCCGCTCAGAGGAGAGTACTGGAGCTAGGAGGGccacagagacagggaggcagGGTGGGGGGGATGGTGGTGCTGGGCCAATGCTTGCTATGGCAAATCACTTGAATCAAGTAGCAACTATAGCATCACTCTCATCAGTAACCACAGCAGAGAAGAATCAGCTGGAGGCTGTGAAGTCtgaggagaggacagctgaggagTTTTACAAGTCAAGAGCTCAGACTCCTCTGAGCCCAAACCTAGCTGATACCACACAGCCTGGCATGGATGTAATTCTTCTGCCCCAGAGCGGAGAGCTGGTGCCTGGCCGGTCTGATCCTGTCTCAGGAGGTCATGTGAGGTTAAGGCACGGAGGTCAGGGTGAGGGGTCGGCACTTTGCAGTCCATGCAGCTCTACAGAATCCTACAGGTACAGGGCTGTTGTGACTTTCTCAACTATTTAATATGCTCTCATATCACCCAGCCTAAGGGCACAGTAATATCTAGGTCCATGTCAAACTTCACTGAGAATATGGTATATAAACTGAAAATTATGCCTaacatcattttatttgattgtaTTAATGTTAATGAccacttcaacttttttttgtttctccatGTACTAACAAAAATCATTATGCTTAAAGGCGTAGTCAGTTGTACTGTTCGTtgaagcttgtaaacacaacattcaaactgggtcCCTCCTACAGGGCTCATTGCCCCCTGAAGCACACAATTACCTGCAGACTAGAACAAGCTAACAGTTTGGTTCTTGTCTGTCCATCAGAAAACTGGCAAACACCGCGGGGGAAAGCCAGCCTAAGGTTTACTTTGTAACAAACTTTATGTGCTGTGCATTTGACCTCACTATGATTTGTTATGTCTCTACGTCTGCAGACGTCCAGCATATTCGCTGGGTTGAATCACttgaggacagggtctctgcagacacagtcaccaccacacatgtatagaggcccataagtgatgattgagtggCATTACTTGGAGATGTCACTATtatcatttaaaggaaaaagctactgactctacctttaaaatgtttttttttctgcttattttACACAGTGGTAACCAGCagccctcctcgtcctcttcctccctggTGGCACTGAGCCATGCTAGAGGTCGGTCAGTGGTTGCTCTTTCAAATTCAGAATCAAGCCTCTGCTCCAGCCCCCTTCAGCAAGGCACACAAAGACTACCCAGTGATGACTCTGTTTGGAACCCCTCAGAGTGTGACCTCAGAGCTGCATCAGGTGGAGGACAGCAGATAGTCATGTTAATCCAAACACCAGCAGGAActtcacacagagaaacaaaccctaaacacacacaatcacagagcgAGTTTCCTCAGATCCGAATCCAGAGTGCTGTGTCGCTCCAACACCAAAGTTTGGACTTTCCCTCTGTTCAGACTCAAACTCTGAAGGGGCCTAAGCAGCATACAGGAGCGTATCCCATAGTTAGAAAAGAGACATCATATAATGATGAAGTGAGGACAGATGATAAAGATGAGGAGAATGTGAAAGTCAAAGTGGAGGCCATTGTTATATCTGACGAGGAGctagaggaagaaacagaggagagcagagagagagaagcagtgaTGGATGTAGATGATGAGTTTGAAGATGAAGTCCAGGATGAGGACCTGAACAATCCCCAGTTTCCTTCCTCCCACCCACAGG encodes:
- the zbtb3 gene encoding zinc finger and BTB domain-containing protein 3, translated to MEFPQHSQQLLSALRSQRQRGFLCDCTVAVGSSRFLAHKAVLASCSPFFHMFYSDSPGVSVGNNSSSSVTLDSDIVTAAAFGLLLDFVYEGVLQLNESPPVEDVLAAASFLHMNEVVRVCKRRLQRRGPLAEADSTRSEESTGARRATETGRQGGGDGGAGPMLAMANHLNQVATIASLSSVTTAEKNQLEAVKSEERTAEEFYKSRAQTPLSPNLADTTQPGMDVILLPQSGELVPGRSDPVSGGHVRLRHGGQGEGSALCSPCSSTESYSGNQQPSSSSSSLVALSHARGRSVVALSNSESSLCSSPLQQGTQRLPSDDSVWNPSECDLRAASGGGQQIVMLIQTPAGTSHRETNPKHTQSQSEFPQIRIQSAVSLQHQSLDFPSVQTQTLKGPKQHTGAYPIVRKETSYNDEVRTDDKDEENVKVKVEAIVISDEELEEETEESREREAVMDVDDEFEDEVQDEDLNNPQFPSSHPQGLLHMTAQSNDYSYPLSPSSSSSGAGPSSQDTSSFPASNHPQPTAPNQSEPPGYFQDFQDTMENFAEDVPTCEACGKTFSCTYTLRRHAIVHTRARPYECHYCYRSYTQSGDLYRHIRKAHDRSLRTKRTKVDNDILEPPQPPPPPPIPPLL